From the genome of Arthrobacter sp. SLBN-122:
GACGTGTCAGCCCGGTAGAAGCGTTCAAAGACCTTGGCGGCGTCCTCTTCCGAAATGCCCGGACCATGGTCCCGCACTTCGATGACCGAGCGTTCCCCGCCGTCGGTCCTGCGGACCCCAACGGCGAGTTCGATGGGGCTGGCCTCCGGGGAGTAGCGCAGCGCGTTGCCCACGAGGTTGCCCACTACCTGGCGCAGCTTGGCCTCGTCCCCAAGCACGGGGGCCGGTGCCGCTGGTCCGCCGTCGAGCCCGGTGAGCGAAATCAGCCGGGACCGGTCACTGGCCTGGGTGTCAACCACTGCGTCGTGTGCAATGAGCTGAAGGTCCACAGGCTTCTGCTGCAGCGGCCGCTGTTCATCGAGGCGGGCCAGCAGGAGCAGGTCCTCCACCATGGACCCCATGCGTTTGGCTTCGCTTTCTATCCTGCCCATGGCTGTGGCAACGTCTTCATCTGTGGCCAGGGCGCCATGGCGGTACAGCTCCGAGAATCCCCGGATGGTGACCAGGGGAGTGCGCAGCTCGTGGGAGGCGTCAGCGGCGAAGCGGCGCATCCGTGCTTCGGAGGCAGTCCTGGCAGCGAACGCGGTCTCGATGTGCGCCAGCATGGCATTCAGCGAACTGCTCAGCCTGCCAAGCTCGGTAGCCGGGTTCTCCACCTCCACACGGCGGGAGAGGTCGCCGGCGGCAATCGCAGCCGCCGTTTTCTCCACGCGGGCCAGCGGCCGGAAGGACCGCGACACGGTCCAGCTGGCAATCAGCGAGGCCAGCAGCAGCGTCAACAGGCCCACGCCGGTGACTACCAGGGTGGCATGCTTGAGGACATCGTCAACGCTCTCCAGGGGCAGTCCGATGACCACCACGGCGGTGGTCTGGCCGTTCTGGACGGTCACTGCAACCACCCGCCAGTTTTCCCCGTCAGTCCCGCGTACCTGGAAGGGAACCAGCCCGCGGGCCTGTGCCTGCTCCACGGTGATGGCGCTGATGTCGGGGTGGTCGGCGGGATCCCCGCCGAACGTGTACGGCTCCTCACCCGGGGCGAAGAGCATCAGCGAATAGTCGGTGGGAATGGAACTGGGCGCCTGCAGCTGGGTGAACGAGCGTTGTTTCCGGGCAGAGTCGACGGCGGCATTCAGCTTGTCGTCCACCTGGCCTTGGAGATAGCTGTGCAGCAGCGTCAGCGTGACCGCCCCGGTTACCGTCAGGGCCACGATCAGCAGGGCCATGATCATGGCCACCAGCTGGGACCTGAGCGAGGCCGACTTCCACCGCTTAAGCAAGATCAGCGCTTTTCAGCCGTCCGCAG
Proteins encoded in this window:
- a CDS encoding sensor histidine kinase, which gives rise to MLKRWKSASLRSQLVAMIMALLIVALTVTGAVTLTLLHSYLQGQVDDKLNAAVDSARKQRSFTQLQAPSSIPTDYSLMLFAPGEEPYTFGGDPADHPDISAITVEQAQARGLVPFQVRGTDGENWRVVAVTVQNGQTTAVVVIGLPLESVDDVLKHATLVVTGVGLLTLLLASLIASWTVSRSFRPLARVEKTAAAIAAGDLSRRVEVENPATELGRLSSSLNAMLAHIETAFAARTASEARMRRFAADASHELRTPLVTIRGFSELYRHGALATDEDVATAMGRIESEAKRMGSMVEDLLLLARLDEQRPLQQKPVDLQLIAHDAVVDTQASDRSRLISLTGLDGGPAAPAPVLGDEAKLRQVVGNLVGNALRYSPEASPIELAVGVRRTDGGERSVIEVRDHGPGISEEDAAKVFERFYRADTSRTRETGGSGLGLAIVAAIVGSHGGSVRVERTDGGGATLVVSLPRREDAAGTDGADAQDVAAAAEASGGSVIHI